GTTGGGGTTACATTTGCCATTTATTCCGGGGTGGTTACATGATCCGATGTTGCAATTGGTGTTATCGTTGCCGGTGCAGTTTTGGTGCGGAAAAGCTTTTTATGTGAATGCTTGGAAAGCTTTAAAACGTCGAAAAGCCACTATGGATACGTTGGTGGCTTTGGGAACGAGTGCCGCCTATTTTTATTCGGTTTTGGCAACAATTTATCCGCAGTTTTTCACGCAGCAAAACTTAAAACCCGATGTTTATTATGAAACTGCTGTTGTGATTATTACCTTAATTTTGTTGGGTAGATTTTTGGAAAATCGCGCCAAAGGACAAACTTCGGAGGCAATTCGTAAATTAATAGGTTTGCAAGCAAAAACGGCACGTTTAATTAGAAATGGTGAGGAAATTGATGTGCCGGTTCAGGAGGTGCAAATTGGGGATATTATTCTGGTACGTCCTGGGGAAACTATCCCCGTAGATGGCGAGTTAATTGAGGGAAGTTCGAGTGTTGATGAGTCGATGGTGACAGGGGAAAGTGTCGCGGTTAAAAAGCAAGTCGGGGATGAGATAATTGGGGCAACAATTAATAAAACTGGCAGTTTTAAATTCCGCACAACACGGGTAGGAAAAGATACATTTTTGGCGCAAATTGTTAAGTTAGTTCAAGACGCGCAGGGTTCAAAAGCACCGATTCAAAGAGTAGCAGATCAGGTGACTGGGTGGTTTGTGCCGGCAGTTTTGTTAATTGCAGTTGTGACATTTTTTGTCTGGTTTAGTATCCTTGGTAATTTAACTTTTGCGACAATTACAACGGTGGGAGTTTTGATTATTGCTTGTCCTTGTGCTTTGGGTTTAGCTACTCCTACCTCTGTGATGGTTGGCACCGGCAAGGGCGCAGAAAATGGCATTTTAATCAAAAGTGCAGAAAGTTTAGAAATTGCTGGGAAGTTACAAACAATTGTCTTAGATAAAACCGGCACTATCACAGAAGGAAAACCAACTGTTACTGATTTTATTACAGTCGGGGGAACAGCAAATCGTAATGAGTTAAAGCTGTTACGTTTAGCTGCATCTGTTGAAAATAATTCTGAACATCCGCTGGCTGAAGCGGTGGTAAGATATGCCAAATCTCAGGAAGTTTCTTTAAATAATGTAGAGAATTTTGAAGCAATTCCGGGGAGTGGTGTGCAGGGTATTGTTTCTGATCGTTTGGTGCAAATTGGAACTCAGCGATGGATGGAAGAATTAGGCATTGACACGGCGGTTTTACAAGCACGTCCAGCCACATTGGAGGGGGAAGGAAAAACGGTTATTTGGTTGGCTGTAGATGGAGAAATTGAGGGATTAATGGCGATTTCGGATGCAGTTAAATCTTCTTCTGCCGGTGCAGTTAAAGCGTTACAAAAGCTTGGTTTAGAGGTGGTAATGCTGACAGGAGATAACCAAAAAACGGCAGAAGCAATTGCTAGGGAGGTGGGAATTAAGCAGGTATTTGCAGAAGTTCGACCGCATCAAAAAGCGGAAATTATCCAACGCCTTCAAAATCAAATGCACTCAAAAAATCAAAAGTCAATTGTGGCAATGGTGGGAGATGGAATTAATGATGCACCGGCCCTCGCACAAGCTGATGTAGGAATTGCCATCGGCACCGGCACAGATGTCGCAATTGCAGCCAGTGATATTACGTTAATTTCTGGCGATTTACGCGGTCTAATTACGGCTATAGAATTGAGTCGGGCGACGATGAGAAATATTCGTCAAAATTTGTTTTTTGCCTTTGTTTATAACACTTTGGGGATTCCAATTGCAGCGGGAATTTTGTATCCTTTTATGTTGAATCCAATTTTTGCCGGTATGGCAATGGCTTTTAGTTCGGTTTCTGTGGTGACAAATGCTTTGAGGTTACGAAATTTTACGCCTCAAACAAGATAGTTTTGAGAAACTGGGTTTTTTTAAGGAAAAGCTTATATTTGAGGCAAAGACTTAGTAAAAACCCGGTTTTTTTAAAGGGCGTTTTTTTTAACCGCAGATGAACGCCGTAGAGACGTTCCGCTGGAACGTCTTATTTTTTTTACCGGATTTGGTATTAATCATAACTCAAAAATTATGTAACAGTAGCATAGAGTAGGTTTAGTTGTTGCGAGAAATTCAACAGAAGCAGAGCAAGATTTTTTTATATTCGTATAACTTCGCCTACATTTCTGTTAATATCAAATCTGCATCAAAAATCTACAGTTAGATTATGGCTTCCAACCAAGACACTCCCAGCTTTATTTCCCCCGCACTTCCCCCGAACCTAATGGCCGAATTTCCACCGGCTGATCAACCCCTAAAATTAGGAATCATGGCGTCAGGAAGTGGTAGCAATTTTGAAACCATCGCCCAAGCTATTGCTGATGGCAAAATCAATGCAAAAATACAAGTTGTTATCTACAATAACCCTGATGCTAAAGTTGTTCAACGTGCCGAAAAATTCAAAGTACCTGCCGTTTTACTCAATCACCGCAACTTCAAAAACCGCGAAGAATTAGACACAAAAATTGTCGAAACTTTCCAAAGCTATGATGTTGAATGGGTGATTATGGCCGGTTGGATGCGAATTATTACCCAAATTTT
This genomic window from Ancylothrix sp. D3o contains:
- a CDS encoding heavy metal translocating P-type ATPase — encoded protein: MENLTLKLRGMSCAGCAVAIDEAIKAVPGVTECAVNFGAELAAIKYDSSQTNLTEIQKAVEDSGYSSLPVDEEQILHGENDEEQAKRLAESQELLKKLWFGGIISVILVVGSLPAMLGLHLPFIPGWLHDPMLQLVLSLPVQFWCGKAFYVNAWKALKRRKATMDTLVALGTSAAYFYSVLATIYPQFFTQQNLKPDVYYETAVVIITLILLGRFLENRAKGQTSEAIRKLIGLQAKTARLIRNGEEIDVPVQEVQIGDIILVRPGETIPVDGELIEGSSSVDESMVTGESVAVKKQVGDEIIGATINKTGSFKFRTTRVGKDTFLAQIVKLVQDAQGSKAPIQRVADQVTGWFVPAVLLIAVVTFFVWFSILGNLTFATITTVGVLIIACPCALGLATPTSVMVGTGKGAENGILIKSAESLEIAGKLQTIVLDKTGTITEGKPTVTDFITVGGTANRNELKLLRLAASVENNSEHPLAEAVVRYAKSQEVSLNNVENFEAIPGSGVQGIVSDRLVQIGTQRWMEELGIDTAVLQARPATLEGEGKTVIWLAVDGEIEGLMAISDAVKSSSAGAVKALQKLGLEVVMLTGDNQKTAEAIAREVGIKQVFAEVRPHQKAEIIQRLQNQMHSKNQKSIVAMVGDGINDAPALAQADVGIAIGTGTDVAIAASDITLISGDLRGLITAIELSRATMRNIRQNLFFAFVYNTLGIPIAAGILYPFMLNPIFAGMAMAFSSVSVVTNALRLRNFTPQTR
- the purN gene encoding phosphoribosylglycinamide formyltransferase, with product MASNQDTPSFISPALPPNLMAEFPPADQPLKLGIMASGSGSNFETIAQAIADGKINAKIQVVIYNNPDAKVVQRAEKFKVPAVLLNHRNFKNREELDTKIVETFQSYDVEWVIMAGWMRIITQILLDAFPNRVINIHPSLLPSFPGIHGVEQALKAGVKVTGCTVHLACLEVDSGPIIMQAAVPILPNDTPETLHARIQIQEHIIYPQAIILAAAKEAGYGELGIVNG